The Stackebrandtia nassauensis DSM 44728 genome includes the window CGACAGCGGACTGCCCAAGAAGGACCCCAAGACCGGCAAGGACAAGGAGGTCACCTACTTCGCCACCCAGGACGGCGCCCCCAAGGCCGGTGCCACCAAGATGCTGGAGGGCATCGAGGCCGCCAAACAGCAGGAACTGTGGCGCATCATCAACGGCCTGTCGATCCGGCACGTCGGACCGGTCGCGGCCCGGGCGCTGGCCACCGAGTTCGGTGACCTGGACGCGATCCGCGATGCCGACGAGGAGCGGCTGGCCGCTGTGGACGGCGTCGGCCCGACCATCGCCACCGCCGTCAAGCAGTGGTTCGCCGAGGACTGGCACGTCGAGATCCTGGAGAAGTGGCGCGCCGCCGGCGTCCGCTTCGTCGAGGAGCGCCCGGAGGCGGGGGAGCGGCACCTGGCCGGGCTCACCGTCGTCATCACCGGTTCGCTGGAGGGCTGGACCCGTGACGGCGCCGCCGAAGCGGTGCGAGTGCGGGGCGGTAAGGTGTCGGGGTCGGTGTCGAAGAAGACGTCCTTCGTGGTCGTCGGAGATTCGCCCGGGTCCAAATACGACAAAGCCGTCAAACTGGGCGTGCCGATATTGGACACCGAGGGCTTCGCGACCCTGTTGTCCGAGGGTCCGGATGCGGTGCGGCCCATCGAGGCTGATGGGTAGCTGATTACCCACTTACCGAATTTCATCCATACGGATATTCAAGATTGCCATTTCCGCTGGGGGTGGCCTGCTCAAGCCGGTACATATGCGACGCCGGGGAATGAAACGACTTTCACTCCCCATTGGGCAATCGCTTGCCGCATCTTTGTGTCATCTTCTGAAAACCCTGTGCCCCACATTGCCCGTCACTTCAGAGATTGATACTCGTTGCCTATTACGGGAGGTTCAAGGTAGGACTAATGGTGCCGCTTCGATGCGGAGGCGGCCCGCCGAAGACCGTTATTGGTTGGCGCCGGTGACGACGTCGGGAGGGAATGAATGACGACGGCTTCACTGCGAAACACGGCCCCTACGCGCCGTCGTAGGGCGTTCATTGGATACGTGGCGGCGGTGATCGGGGTGGGCGGTGTCACGACGGCGATCACGCTGTTGACGACACCACTGGTCTGGCACGGGCTTTCGACCGTGCCCGCCGCGGTGTGGTTGCTGGCCGCACTGGCTATCGGGGTGGAACTGCGGCCGCTGTTGCCGCCTGGAGCCCGGTACTCGCAGGCGGCCATGATCTCGCTCAGCTTCATCATGGCGCTGCTGTTGATGTGGGGTTATCTTCCGGCACTGATCGTGCAGACCATCGTGACGATCCTCATCTTCACGCAACTGCGCGCCACCTCCTGGCGCATCGCCTTCAACGCGGCCCAGTTCGCGTTGGCGCTGACCGCCTCGCACCTGGTGCTGCTGGCCTTCGGCGTCTCCTCGACGACCCTCATCGACGAGGGCGCGGGACTCGGACCGCTGCTCTTGGCCGGGTTGGCCTGGTTCCTGACCAGCCACATGCTGGTCAGCATGGTGTGGGCGCTGCGCGAGGGCGTGTCCTGGGTCCGGATGCTGGTGCGTTCCTTCGGTCCCGAGGCGATCGTGCACGCCGCGATGCTGGCGCTGGCACCGATTCTCGCGGTCGCCGCGACCTCCCAGACCTGGCTGGTGCTGTTGGCCTCGGTGCCGATCTACGCCGTGTACCGGATGGCCCGGCTGTCGGTCGACCGGGAACGGGTGGCCCTGTCCGACCAGCTGACCACCCTGCCCAACCGCAAGGGCTTCCAGGAGCTGGTGGAGGCAAACCTGCTGCGCTCCAAGGTGTCCGGGGCCAAACTCGCCGTCATGGTCTGCGACATCGACCGCTTCGCCGCGGTCAACAACTCGCTGGGCCACGACGTCGGCGACCGACTGCTGTTGGAGCTGACCCGCAGATTCAGATCCTGCTTCGACCGTCCACATGAGGTCGTGGCGCGGATCGGCGGCGACGAGTTCGCGTTCCTGCTGGCCGAGATCCCCGGCGTCGAGTACGCCAAACGCCGCGCCGGTTGCCTGCAGTCGGCCCTCGGCGCCTCGGTGGTGCTCGACGAGGTGAGCCTCGACGTGTCCGGCGCCGTCGGCGTGGCCTGCTATCCCGACCACGGCGAGGACTTCGACGCGCTGTTCCGGCACGCCAACGTCGCCATGGCCGAGGCCAAGAAACGCGGCAGCGGCATCGCCGTCTACGCCCCCGAGTTCGACCACCACTCGCCGCAGCGGTTGGCGCTGCTGGGCGACCTGCGCCGGGCCCTGGACACCCCGGGCCTGCCCGGCGTCGAGCTGTACTACCAGCCGCAGGTCGACCTGAACACCGGCGAGGTCCTCGGCGTCGAGGCACTGCTGCGCTACCGGCACCCCGTACAGGGCAGTGTGGACCCCGGCGACCTGATCGCGTTGGCCGAGCACAGTTCCGTGATGCGGCTGTTGACCTACCGGGTCATCGACGAGGCGGTCGGACAGCTGGCCCGCTGGCGGGCCGACGACCTGGAACTGCGGGCCGCGATCAACGTCAGCGTGCGCGACCTGCACGCCCCCGACTTCTGTGACTACCTCACCGAACGGCTGGCGCACCACGAGATCCCGACCTCCCAGGTCCAGCTGGAGATCACCGAGAGCGCGCTGATGGCCGATCCCCGACGGGTCATCGCGACCCTGAAACGTCTGGAGGCCATGGGAATCGGGCTCAGCCTCGACGACTTCGGCACCGGCTTCTCGTCCATGAAACACCTGCGCAGCCTCCAGGTCTCCGAGGTCAAGATCGACAAGTCCTTTGTGCTCGGCATGAAGGAGGACCCGGACGCCGTCGCGATCGTCAAGTCGATCATCGAACTGGGCCGGGCGCTGAGCCTGCGGGTGGTGGCCGAGGGCATCGAGGACGAGGCCACCTGGCGGCACCTGGTCACACTGGGTTGCGACACCGGTCAGGGCTGGTTCCACGCCCGTCCGATGCCCGCCGAGGCGTTCGTCAGCTGGCTGCGCCGCTACCAGCCGCCGCCACCGCCGCGCAAGATACGCGACGCTCCGGCCCCGGTGGCGAAACTCGCCTGAGCCGGGTCGCGAAACATGCCTGACCCATACCGGTTTGCACTGCGTAATCACTGCTCCTTAGACTCGACCGGTCTCAAAAGTTTCGCGATATTTCAAAGGACAAGCCGATGACCGCAATCTCCCGTGACGAGGTCGCGCATCTGGCGCATTTGGCGCGCCTGGACGTGACGGAGGACGAGCTGGACCGCTTCGCTCAGCAGCTGGATGTGATCCTCCAGTCGGTTCAGCGGATCAATGAGGTCGCCGCCGAGGACATACCGCCGACCTCACACGCCGTGCCGTTGACCAATGTGTATCGCGACGACGAGCCGCGCCCGAGCCTGTCGCGCGCCGACGCCCTGGCGGGCGCGCCCGACACCGACCAGGACCGGTTCCGGGTGCCGCGCATCCTGGGGGAGGAAGAGTAGATGTCCGACATCACCAAGAAGACCGCCGCCGAACTCGGCGAGGCGATCGCCGCCGGTGACCTGACCTCCGAGCAGGTCACGTCCGCGTTCCTGGCCCGTATCGAGGCCGTGGAGCCCAAGATCCACGCCTTCCTGCACATCGACGCCGACGGCGCGCTGGCCACCGCCCGCGCGGTGGACGCCAGGATCGCCGCTGGTGGGAAATTCGGCCCGCTGGCCGGGGTCCCGATCGCCGTCAAGGACATTGTGGTCACCAAGGGGCTGCCCACCACCGCGGCGTCCAAGATGCTCGAAGGCTGGATCCCGCCCTACGACGCCACCATTGTGGAGCGCATCAAGGCCGCCGGACTCCCGATCCTCGGCAAGACCAACCTCGACGAGTTCGCGATGGGCTCGTCCACCGAGTACTCCGCCTTCGGCACCACCCACAACCCGTGGGACCTCAACCGCATCCCCGGCGGCTCCGGCGGCGGCTCGGCCGCCGCGGTCGCGGCCCGGATGGCCCCGCTGGCCATCGGCACCGACACCGGCGGCTCGATCCGCCAGCCCGGTGCCGTCACCGGCACCATCGGCGCCAAACCCACCTACGGCGGCAACAGCCGCTACGGCCTGATCGCCTTCTCGTCCTCACTGGACACACCCGGCCCGGTGACCCGCACCATGCTGGACGCCGCGCTGCTGCACGAGGTGATCGGCGGCCACGACCCGCTCGACTCCACCTCCATCCCGCAGCCGGTCCCGCCGGTCGTGGAAGCCGCCCGCACGGGCCTGACCGGCGACCTGAGCGGCGTCCGGCTGGGCATCGTCAAGGAGTTCGCCTCCGGTGAGGGCGCCGAACCCGGCGTCATCGCCGCCTACCAGGCCGGGGTGGACGCGCTGGTGAAACTGGGCGCCGAGGTCGAGGAGGTCTCGTGCCCGCACTTCACCTACGCCCTGCCCGCCTACTACCTGATCTCCCCGAGCGAGTGCTCGTCCAACCTGGCCCGCTACGACAGTGTCCGCTATGGACTGCGGGTCGGCGACAACGGCGAACGCTCCCTTGAGGAGGTGATGGCGGCCACCCGCGAGGCCGGTTTCGGTCCCGAGGTCAAGCGCCGCATCATCCTGGGCACCTACGCCCTGTCGGCCGGTTACGTCGACCAGTTCTACGGCCAGGCCCAGAAGGTCCGCACCCTCATCACCCGCGACTTCGACGCCGCCTTCGCCAAGGTCGACGCCCTGGTGTCCCCGACGACACCGTTCACGGCCTTCGAGTTCGGCGCCCGCACCGCGGACCCGTACCAGATGTACCTCGCCGACCTGTACACCATCCCGTCCAACCTGTCGGGTGGCCCGGCCATCTCGGTGCCGTCCGGTCTGTCCGACGGCCTGCCCGCCGGTCTCCAGATCATGGCACCCACCATGCGCGACGACATCGCCTACCGCGTTGGCGCGGCACTGGAATCCACACAGGAACCACGGTTGTCCGACCAGATCCCGGACGTGGCGTAAAGGAGCCTTTGAGACGATGAGCACTGTCACCATTCCGTCCTACGAGGACGCCACCGACCGCTACGAGATCGTGATCGGCCTGGAGACCCACGTCGAACTGGGTACCCGCACCAAGATGTTCTGCGGCTGCGCCACCGCCTTCGGCGCGGACCCGAACACCCAGGTCTGCCCGGTCTGCCTCGGCCTCCCCGGCTCCCTGCCGGTGGCCAACCGCGCGGCCATCGAAGCGACCATCCGCATCGGCCTGGCCCTCAACTGCCGCATCGCCGAGTGGTGCCGCTTCGCGCGCAAGAACTACTTCTACCCGGACATGCCGAAGAACTTCCAGACCTCCCAGTACGACGAGCCCCTCTGCGAGGACGGCTACATCGACGTCGACGTGAACGGCGAGACCGTCCGCGTCGAGATCGAACGGGTCCACCTGGAAGAGGACACCGGCAAGTCCCTCCACGTCGGCGGGGCGACCGGCCGCATCCAGGGCGCCACCGAATCCCTGGTGGACTACAACCGGGCGGGCATCCCGCTGGTCGAGATCGTCACCAAACCGATCACCGGCACCGGCAAACTCGCCCCCGAAGTAGCCCGCGCGTACGTTACCGAACTACGCGAAGTGGTCCGCTCCCTCGACGTCTCCGACGTCCGCATGGAACAGGGCTCGATGCGCTGCGACGTCAACACGTCCCTCAACCTGCCCGGCGCCGAATGGGGAACCCGCACCGAAACCAAGAACGTCAACTCCCTGCGCAGCGTCGAACGCGCGGTCCGTTCCGAGATCCCACGCCAAGCGGCCCTCCTCGACGCGGGCGAACGCATCGTCCAGGAGACCCGCCACTTCCACGAGGACACCGGAGAAACCACCCCGGGCCGCAGCAAGGAAACCGCCACCGACTACCGCTACTTCCCAGAACCCGACCTGGCCCCCATGGCCCCGGACCCGGCCTGGGTAGCCGACCTCAAATCAGCGCTCCCCGAACTCCCACGAGTCCGCCGCAAACGCCTCCAGAGCGACTGGGGACTGTCCGACCACGATATGGCCTCGGTCCTCAACGCGGGCGCGGTAGACCTCATCGAGTCCACCATCGCGGCGGGCACCACCTCGGAAGCCGCCCGCAAATGGTGGATGGGCGAACTGTCCCGCCGCGCCAACGAGGCCGACATCGCCCTGGAAACCATCGCGATGACACCCACCCAAGTAGCAGCGCTCCAGGGCCTCATCGACGCGGGCAAACTAAACGACAAGCTGGCCCGCCAAGTCATCGAAGGCGTCCTAGCGGGAGAAGGCGACCCCGAAACGGTGGCCACCACCCGCGGCCTCGCCGTGGTCTCCGACACGGGAGCCCTCACCACAGCGGTAGAGGAAGCCATCGCGGCCAACCCCGACGTAGCCGAAAAGGTCCGCGGCGGCAAGGTCGCCGCTGCCGGAGCGCTGGTCGGCGCGGTCATGAAGTCCACAAAGGGCCAGGCCGACGCGAAGACAGTCCGCGAACTGATCCTGGAAAAGCTGGCGTCCTAACGTCTGATTCCCCTTAGGGCCGGAAGTCCTTGTCGCCAAGGACTTCCGGCTTAGTCGTTTCCAGACCCGCCCACCGGGATACTTGCCCCGCAAGCGTCACTGTTCGTTGTACGGAAGTCTCAACGCGGGTTCCGGCATGGCCCACCATTGTGCTTCAGCCTGCCCACTGTCTATTTTGTCCGCCTAAGCAGCGGTTTGCCCTGAAGAGGTTCGCCCATGCGTGTCACCATGTTTGCTCAATCCCAACGCACTCGAGTAGCCACAGCGACGGTTCTCGGGATCGGATGCGTGTTGGCCTTGGTTCCATCCTCGGCCACCGCTGAGGTGGATGTCCAACGCGAATCGCCAGTTCGCGCGGCATACTGGCAGATGAATTCGACGATCGCCGACACGACTCCGGAGTACCTGGGCGGCTCTTCGCTCAATCTCCACGACGGTGCGAACATCTACCCGGGCACCGATGACGATCCGGCGATTCTGGGATCGGGGCATCTCAGCCTGGATGGAAGCACAGGCTACGCGTCCACAAGTGATCCCCTTGTCAACGTGGAAGAGGGTTTCACCCTTATCGCTCGGGCGCGCCCCACAAGCGTGGTTTCAGATCACGACATGACGGTAATGGCGTTGCGCGGTCATAACACCAATCTCGTCGAGATCAAGTACTCGGCGGAGGCGCATGCCTGGCGAGTCGTGGCATCGAAAACCGATACTGCCGACAGTGAAACGGTCACCATCGACCATCGAATCCCACCGCTCCTGGAGCCCACCGGCCAGGCTATCGGTGTCACCTACGACGCGATCAGCGGAGAGATGACCCTATGGGTGGCAGGCTATGCGCAAACTCCGAAGCAGGTCACGTTCGCGGGGCCGTGGTCGATTACGGGGTTCCAGGTTGGGCGAGGAATTGGTGACGACGCCTACTTCTCCGGCGCCATCGACGAAGTGCGCGTGTATGCCGGGGTGTGTTCTCCAGACCTGATGTATGACCTTTCCGGGTACTACGAACTGCCCGAACTCTGAGCACTGGAACTTTCGTGAACGATCCGAACAAGTCCTTATGAAATAGGGGAACATCTATGCGTAAAACAATTGCCATCGGCGTCGCCGCGGTCTTGAGTTTCGCCCTTGTGGCGTGCTCGGCGAATACGGAGAAGCCGAAGGCGGAGTCCACGTCGAGCGAGAGCACGGCGAAGGACGAGGGGAAGGACTGGGCCAAGGAGGCCGAGAAGTCGCTGGTCTCAACGGACATGGAGTCGTTGAGCGAGCATAAGGCCGAGTTCGACAAGCCCAAGAGCGTCGATGACGCGCGGCCGTTTCCCGAGTGCGAGATGAACGAGAGCGTCCACGGTGATGTGCGCGGGGGTGTGCACCAGCGGTTCAAGGGCGATCCGGATATTTCGGCCTACGCCTACGCTGTTGACGGTTCGGCGGCTGATCAGTTCGAGAAGCTCGTGAAGGCGTTCGGGGAGAAGGAATGTCAGGAGTTTGAGACTAAGACCGATGAGGGGACGTTCGAGTACAAGCTTCTCGATGACGCGGATACCACTGAGGACTTGAGGAAGGAGCTCTTGTTCGGTGCTTGTTTCGAGGTGACGGACACCAAGAGCGGGGACAAGAGCGGTGAGTGCCGGATGATCTACGTGGTCGGGGAGAACGGAATCGCGGAGTTGACGTCGAAGCAGGACGTCGAGCTCAACGGTGTGAGCACTTTGATGCTCGGGTTGGTGGCTGCCGAGGCTATGTCCGGTTAGTGGTTGGCCGCAAGCTGACACTGGTTTTGGTGGTTGGGCGCGTGTGAGGCTGGTTATGTTTCACACGCGCCTTTCGTTGGCGCACGGGAGTTACAACGAGGGTTCCGGCACGGCCCTACAATGTGGAGGTCGTGCCGTGTCTATGGGGAAGTCTTTTAGCTCGTGCTGGTTGGCGGTGCTGGGTGTTGTTGCGGTGGTGGGTTTCGGGGTCGCGGGGTGCTCGTCCGGGGGTGGCAAGGCGGATTCGAAGAAGCCGGAGGCCAGTGGGAGTCCTTCGACGACGAAGGAATTGGACTATGCGGCGATCGCTGAGGAAGCGTTGGTGTCACCGGATCTGGAGGCGTTGTCCGATTACATGTTGAACGGGACGAATGTTGTGGCGGATCCTTGGGGGCCGTGTGTGGAGGATGCTCCGCAGGCCGTGGATGAGCGGGATCGGGCACAGCGGACGTTTCAGGGGAAGCGGATGGCGATGGTGACGTCGACGGGGTTGGCCTTGGCGGGTTCGGTGGATGACGCGATGGGGGAGCTGCGGGAGTTGTGGCTTTCGAAGGAGTGCGAGTCGTTTGAGGGCTCAAGAGTCGGGCTTCCGGGTTCCGAGGAAGTCTTCGATTATGAGCGGGTGAAGAAGCTCAAGGCTCCTAAAGGGGTGGACGACGACAGCTGGGTCGGGGTGTGTGTCGACGGCCGGGGGAAGACGGCGGCCGACAGTCCGACCGGGCAGCAGCTCACGGGTCAGTGCCTGGTGGTTTACGTGTCCGGGAAGCACAGCATTTCCGAGGTGTCGGCGGACTTCATACCGGGCCTGTCGGCTGGTGTGAAGGTACCGAGCTTCACGCTTGCCGAGTGCGCCAAGACGGTCACGCGTGTGGCCGCTGCGGCTGTGGCTGACTGAGTCGAGGGCTTTGACGTGCGGACGGGGAATGGGTCAGCCCCGTCCGCACACCTGCCGCGGCGGTTGGGGTTAGCCGGCTTCGCCCAGGACCAGGCGGTTGGCGAAGTTGGCGTAACCGGCTCGTTCGAAGGCTTTGGCCATCGGGATGTTGACCGTGTCGGTGTCGGCCGTGATGGTGGTGGCCCCGGTTTCGGCGTGGCAGCGGGTGATTTCGGCCAGGAGGGAGCCGACGTAGCCCTTGCCGCGGTGTTCGGGCAGGACGCCCAGGTAGCCCACGACGGGGCCGCCGTTGTTGGCGGAGGGGATCGCCAGGCCGACCAGGGAGCCGTTGGCGTCGTAGGCCAAGCGCCACCAGGAGCGGTCGCCGGGCATTTCGAGGTAGACCCCCATGTGTTCGCGGGCTTCGGCTTCGACGCCGTGGGCCGCTATGCCCTGTTGGGTGCCGACGTCGAGGCTGCCCGCGCTGACCTTGCAGAACGCGTCCAGGAAGGCCGCGTCGTCGGCGGGGCGGAACTCGAGTCGGGGGTCGGGGTCGGGGACGCCCGCTTCGGGGGTCCACTTGTAGCGCAGGCGTTCCAGTTCGTCGGTCATGCCGACCTTGGCCAGGGCTTCGAGTCGCCAGGCCACGGCGTCCGCGACGGGGGTGTCGTCGCGCCATTGGGAGGACAGGAACATGTGGTACTCGGGTTTCTTGCCGATCGCCTCGTGTGCGTGGGTGAGGAGGTCGGCGGCCAGGCCGGCGCGGTCGGGGACCGAGGCGTCGGTGTAGAGGCCGTCCATCGCGGCGGGGGCCTCGGTCGGGGACGGGGCCCAGAAGCGGGCCATCGCGACGAGCGTGTCGCCGTCGAGGGCCAGCCAGGTGTTGGACAGGCTCCAGGAGCCGTCGGCGATGCCGTCGCGGTGGCGGTCGACGCCGGGCCAGCTGAGGGGGTCGTTGGAGCCGAAGGAAAGGACACGGTCGAGATCGGACTCGATCGCAGGGCGGAACAACATTTTGCCTCCGAATAGGAAGGTGGAGGCGCTACCGATCAGAGTCGGTGGATCGGAAGCGCCGAAGTCGGGGTGAACATCTCGTCGCCTCCTTTCTCCTGTCGTAGTGACGGCGCCGGGGGAGGCGCCGGACGAACAGTATCAGGGGTTTTGGGCCGGGACAAGCGGGATGTGGGTCACACCGCGCGCAGGGTGTCGCGGGTGATGTCGGGAATGGAGGTGCAGCCCGACAGGCCCAGGGTGAGGTCGAGCTCGGCGATGAAGTGGGACAGGACCTGGCGGACGCCGATGGTGCCCGCGAGGGTGAGGCCGTAGACGTAGGGGCGGCCCAGGCAGACGGCGTGGGCTCCCAGGGCGAGGGCTTTGTAGGCGTCGGCGCCGCCCCGGATGCCGCTGTCGAACAGGACCGGGATGGCGTCCTCGACGGCGGTTACGACGCGCGGCAGTGCCTCCAGGGACGCTATGGCGCCGTCGATCTGGCGGCCGCCATGGTTGGACACGACGATGCCGTCGACGCCGCTGTCGACCGCGCGGACCGCGTCGTCGGGGTGCAGGACGCCTTTGAGGAGGATCGGGAGGGTGGTGTGCTGGCGCAGCTTCTCCAGGTCGTCCCAGGTGAGGGTGGGGCGGGAGAACACGTCGAGGAAGGTTTCCACGGCCGCTCGGGGGAGGGGGGAGCGCAGGTTGGTCCAGAAGCCGCCGGGGTGGTGGCGGGCGATGGAGGCCAGGGCCGACAGGGCCGCGAGGGTGGGGCGCTGGGTGGTGCGGGGGCGGGTGGCGCGTTCGCGGACGAGCGCGGTGAAGACCGGGTCGGAGGTGTACTGGGCGATGCCCCGGCCGAACGCGAACGGGAGGTAGGCGTCGTCGAGGTCGCGGGGGCGCCAGCCCAGCAGGTGGGTGTCGAGGGTGACGACGATGGCCTCGGCCCCGGCTTTCTCGGCGCGGGACACGAAGCTCTCCATCAGGGCGTCCTCGCGGCTCCAGTACAACTGGAACCACCAGCTGCCGCCGCCGATGGCCGCCGCGATGTCCTCCATCGGGGTGGAGGCCTGGCTGGAGACGATCATGGGCACGCCCGCGTCGGTGGCGGCGCGGGCGACGGCGAGGTCGGCCTCGGGGTGGACCAGGTCGAGCACGCCGATGGGGGCCAGCAGGTAGGGGGTGGGGCGGCGGCGGCCGAACAGGTCGACGCCGAGGTCGCGTTCGGACACGTCGGTGAGGATGTGCGGGACGACGCGCCAGGCGTCGAAGGCGGCGCGGTTGGCCGTCGCGGTGGTCTCGAGCCCTGCCGAACCGGCGACGTAGCCGAGCGCCCGTTTGGACAGTCGGCGGTGTGCCGCGTCTCGCAGTGCCGCGGCCGCGACGGGGACGGCGGGTTTGCGGCCGTAGACGCCGTCCCGGTAGATCTGGGACTGGACGGCCCGGCCCACGGATTCGCGCATCGGCTACCTCATCGGTGGACATCTGTCGATGCGCCGAGGTTAGCGGGTTTCGAAAGGCCCGGGGTCCGCCTCAGACGCGATAGATGATGTCCTCGTACTCGGGGTGCTTGGTGAACCATTCCTTCACGTATGGACACAGGGGATACGCCTTGTCCCCGGATTCGCGGATGTCGTCCATGGCTTGGCGCACCAGCATTCCGGCCAGCCCCTGGCCGCGGTGGTCCCGGGAGACCTCGGTGTGCGGGAACGCGGTGAAGTCCTCGTGCCGGTCGTACTCGACGTAGGCGACGACCGTGCCGTCCTCCTGCGCTTCGTAGCGACTGCGGTCCGGGTTGTCTACGATTTGGACGGACATGGGTCGAGGGTACGTCGGG containing:
- the gatB gene encoding Asp-tRNA(Asn)/Glu-tRNA(Gln) amidotransferase subunit GatB, producing the protein MSTVTIPSYEDATDRYEIVIGLETHVELGTRTKMFCGCATAFGADPNTQVCPVCLGLPGSLPVANRAAIEATIRIGLALNCRIAEWCRFARKNYFYPDMPKNFQTSQYDEPLCEDGYIDVDVNGETVRVEIERVHLEEDTGKSLHVGGATGRIQGATESLVDYNRAGIPLVEIVTKPITGTGKLAPEVARAYVTELREVVRSLDVSDVRMEQGSMRCDVNTSLNLPGAEWGTRTETKNVNSLRSVERAVRSEIPRQAALLDAGERIVQETRHFHEDTGETTPGRSKETATDYRYFPEPDLAPMAPDPAWVADLKSALPELPRVRRKRLQSDWGLSDHDMASVLNAGAVDLIESTIAAGTTSEAARKWWMGELSRRANEADIALETIAMTPTQVAALQGLIDAGKLNDKLARQVIEGVLAGEGDPETVATTRGLAVVSDTGALTTAVEEAIAANPDVAEKVRGGKVAAAGALVGAVMKSTKGQADAKTVRELILEKLAS
- a CDS encoding GNAT family N-acetyltransferase, which produces MAPSRRYPTYPRPMSVQIVDNPDRSRYEAQEDGTVVAYVEYDRHEDFTAFPHTEVSRDHRGQGLAGMLVRQAMDDIRESGDKAYPLCPYVKEWFTKHPEYEDIIYRV
- a CDS encoding LamG-like jellyroll fold domain-containing protein → MRVTMFAQSQRTRVATATVLGIGCVLALVPSSATAEVDVQRESPVRAAYWQMNSTIADTTPEYLGGSSLNLHDGANIYPGTDDDPAILGSGHLSLDGSTGYASTSDPLVNVEEGFTLIARARPTSVVSDHDMTVMALRGHNTNLVEIKYSAEAHAWRVVASKTDTADSETVTIDHRIPPLLEPTGQAIGVTYDAISGEMTLWVAGYAQTPKQVTFAGPWSITGFQVGRGIGDDAYFSGAIDEVRVYAGVCSPDLMYDLSGYYELPEL
- a CDS encoding GNAT family N-acetyltransferase, encoding MLFRPAIESDLDRVLSFGSNDPLSWPGVDRHRDGIADGSWSLSNTWLALDGDTLVAMARFWAPSPTEAPAAMDGLYTDASVPDRAGLAADLLTHAHEAIGKKPEYHMFLSSQWRDDTPVADAVAWRLEALAKVGMTDELERLRYKWTPEAGVPDPDPRLEFRPADDAAFLDAFCKVSAGSLDVGTQQGIAAHGVEAEAREHMGVYLEMPGDRSWWRLAYDANGSLVGLAIPSANNGGPVVGYLGVLPEHRGKGYVGSLLAEITRCHAETGATTITADTDTVNIPMAKAFERAGYANFANRLVLGEAG
- the gatA gene encoding Asp-tRNA(Asn)/Glu-tRNA(Gln) amidotransferase subunit GatA; amino-acid sequence: MSDITKKTAAELGEAIAAGDLTSEQVTSAFLARIEAVEPKIHAFLHIDADGALATARAVDARIAAGGKFGPLAGVPIAVKDIVVTKGLPTTAASKMLEGWIPPYDATIVERIKAAGLPILGKTNLDEFAMGSSTEYSAFGTTHNPWDLNRIPGGSGGGSAAAVAARMAPLAIGTDTGGSIRQPGAVTGTIGAKPTYGGNSRYGLIAFSSSLDTPGPVTRTMLDAALLHEVIGGHDPLDSTSIPQPVPPVVEAARTGLTGDLSGVRLGIVKEFASGEGAEPGVIAAYQAGVDALVKLGAEVEEVSCPHFTYALPAYYLISPSECSSNLARYDSVRYGLRVGDNGERSLEEVMAATREAGFGPEVKRRIILGTYALSAGYVDQFYGQAQKVRTLITRDFDAAFAKVDALVSPTTPFTAFEFGARTADPYQMYLADLYTIPSNLSGGPAISVPSGLSDGLPAGLQIMAPTMRDDIAYRVGAALESTQEPRLSDQIPDVA
- a CDS encoding putative bifunctional diguanylate cyclase/phosphodiesterase encodes the protein MAAVIGVGGVTTAITLLTTPLVWHGLSTVPAAVWLLAALAIGVELRPLLPPGARYSQAAMISLSFIMALLLMWGYLPALIVQTIVTILIFTQLRATSWRIAFNAAQFALALTASHLVLLAFGVSSTTLIDEGAGLGPLLLAGLAWFLTSHMLVSMVWALREGVSWVRMLVRSFGPEAIVHAAMLALAPILAVAATSQTWLVLLASVPIYAVYRMARLSVDRERVALSDQLTTLPNRKGFQELVEANLLRSKVSGAKLAVMVCDIDRFAAVNNSLGHDVGDRLLLELTRRFRSCFDRPHEVVARIGGDEFAFLLAEIPGVEYAKRRAGCLQSALGASVVLDEVSLDVSGAVGVACYPDHGEDFDALFRHANVAMAEAKKRGSGIAVYAPEFDHHSPQRLALLGDLRRALDTPGLPGVELYYQPQVDLNTGEVLGVEALLRYRHPVQGSVDPGDLIALAEHSSVMRLLTYRVIDEAVGQLARWRADDLELRAAINVSVRDLHAPDFCDYLTERLAHHEIPTSQVQLEITESALMADPRRVIATLKRLEAMGIGLSLDDFGTGFSSMKHLRSLQVSEVKIDKSFVLGMKEDPDAVAIVKSIIELGRALSLRVVAEGIEDEATWRHLVTLGCDTGQGWFHARPMPAEAFVSWLRRYQPPPPPRKIRDAPAPVAKLA
- a CDS encoding alpha-hydroxy-acid oxidizing protein, whose translation is MRESVGRAVQSQIYRDGVYGRKPAVPVAAAALRDAAHRRLSKRALGYVAGSAGLETTATANRAAFDAWRVVPHILTDVSERDLGVDLFGRRRPTPYLLAPIGVLDLVHPEADLAVARAATDAGVPMIVSSQASTPMEDIAAAIGGGSWWFQLYWSREDALMESFVSRAEKAGAEAIVVTLDTHLLGWRPRDLDDAYLPFAFGRGIAQYTSDPVFTALVRERATRPRTTQRPTLAALSALASIARHHPGGFWTNLRSPLPRAAVETFLDVFSRPTLTWDDLEKLRQHTTLPILLKGVLHPDDAVRAVDSGVDGIVVSNHGGRQIDGAIASLEALPRVVTAVEDAIPVLFDSGIRGGADAYKALALGAHAVCLGRPYVYGLTLAGTIGVRQVLSHFIAELDLTLGLSGCTSIPDITRDTLRAV
- the gatC gene encoding Asp-tRNA(Asn)/Glu-tRNA(Gln) amidotransferase subunit GatC; the protein is MTAISRDEVAHLAHLARLDVTEDELDRFAQQLDVILQSVQRINEVAAEDIPPTSHAVPLTNVYRDDEPRPSLSRADALAGAPDTDQDRFRVPRILGEEE